The Pseudomonas fluorescens genome segment GCTCGAATCATCACAACATCCCACGATATAGCCATCGCCGTGGCCGAACAGCCGCTGGATGTTTCGCAGATCGGTCGTCCGCGCGGACGTCTGGCTGTCATCGGCCTTGGCCCTGGTGCGGCGGAGCTGATGGTGCCGGCGGTGAAAGCCGAGCTCGCTCGAGCCACCGATGTGCTCGGCTACGAAACCTACGTGCGCATGGCCGGTCCGTTCCGCGACGATCAGGTTCAGCATTGCACCGACAATCGCGAAGAAATGCAGCGTGCCCGTCATGCCTTCAGGCTGGCCGCTGAGGGCCGTTCGGTGATCGTCGTTTCTTCGGGCGATCCGGGCGTGTTCGCCATGGCGGCGGCGGTGCTCGAAGCGTTGCACGAGTCGACGGATCCGGCGTGGCACAGCGTCGATCTGGAAATCCTGCCGGGTGTTTCCGCCTCGCTGGCCACCGCTGCTCAGGCCGGTGCGCCGCTGGGCCACGACTTCTGCGTGATGTCGCTGTCGGACAACCTCAAGCCGTGGTCGATCATCGAAAAGCGTCTGGATCTGGCCGCCGAAGCCGATCTGGCATTGGCGTTCTACAACCCGATCTCCCGCGCCCGGCCATGGCAGTTGGGGCGCGCACTGGAAATCGTCGCGCAACACCGTGTGCCGCAGACACCGGTGGTGCTGGGCCGTGATATCGGTCGTCCGGGGCAGACGTTGCGGGTGACGACACTCGGCGCATTGACACCGGATCAGGTGGACATGCGCACCATGGTGCTGGTGGGATCCTCCACGACCTGCACTTTTCCACGGGCTGCCGGTGGGGAGTGGGTGTACACGCCGCGCTGGTATGGCGAGAAACCCGATAGCTGAGAAATGAAAAAGCGGCCCTTCGGAGCCGCTTTTTCATTTGCGGGGTGGCAGGTCAGCCAAGATAACCCTTCACCCCGGTAAAGATGATCTGCGCAGCCAGGGCACAGACAAACAATCCCATGAGCCGGCTGACGATCTGCAACCCCTGATCGCCGAGAATCCGCTCGATTCGATTCGACAGATACAACACCACGCCGACGGTAAAACTGGCGAGTGCGATGCTCATGATCGCGATCAGCTTGTCATCCCAGTGCGGCTGGCTGACGCCCATCACCAGCAGCGCACCGATCGTGCCGGGGCCGACGGTCAGCGGGATGGTCAGCGGGACGATGGTCACGTCCTGCTGCACATTGTCGGCCTGCACCGCCGACTTGCCCTGCGCCATGCCCAGCGCCGAGATGAAGAGCACGCTGCCGGCACCGATGCGGAAAGCATCCACGGTGATGCCGAACACGTCGAAGATCACTCGCCCGAACAGGTACAGCAACACGCTCGATACCAGGGTGGCGATCGCAACTTTCCAGGCCAGGCGCCGTTGTTCCTTGCGCGAATAACCCCGGGTCAGGCTGATGAAGCAGGACAACACGAAGAACGGGCTGTAGAGCACCAGCATCTTCAGGTAAACGCTGAACAACA includes the following:
- the cobJ gene encoding precorrin-3B C(17)-methyltransferase, which gives rise to MTHSTPAIVILGQGALATARRLQQVYPAAQIHGLCGRVEGADQTYSEFGTTLRELYQQDTPIIALCAAGIVIRTLAPLLLEKGVEPPVLAVAEDGSAVVPLLGGLGGVNVMAREIAAALEVAAAITTSGELRFGTCLLNPPGGYALGDLEQGKRFVSDLLAGHSVRIDGAAPWLEQAQLPEDPLAQRSIHVSSDARMASASELLIYPRSVAVAVGSDVTDLPGTIRGALQQAGVAIQSLACLVAADVQMASPALREAALELAVPLRFVAPANDIGELARDAVPDARIITTSHDIAIAVAEQPLDVSQIGRPRGRLAVIGLGPGAAELMVPAVKAELARATDVLGYETYVRMAGPFRDDQVQHCTDNREEMQRARHAFRLAAEGRSVIVVSSGDPGVFAMAAAVLEALHESTDPAWHSVDLEILPGVSASLATAAQAGAPLGHDFCVMSLSDNLKPWSIIEKRLDLAAEADLALAFYNPISRARPWQLGRALEIVAQHRVPQTPVVLGRDIGRPGQTLRVTTLGALTPDQVDMRTMVLVGSSTTCTFPRAAGGEWVYTPRWYGEKPDS
- a CDS encoding MarC family protein, whose product is MLHVLFSVYLKMLVLYSPFFVLSCFISLTRGYSRKEQRRLAWKVAIATLVSSVLLYLFGRVIFDVFGITVDAFRIGAGSVLFISALGMAQGKSAVQADNVQQDVTIVPLTIPLTVGPGTIGALLVMGVSQPHWDDKLIAIMSIALASFTVGVVLYLSNRIERILGDQGLQIVSRLMGLFVCALAAQIIFTGVKGYLG